AAGCTACCCCAGAAGACGGATCTCTGGGACTCCAGGAGAAAGAAGTATCTAAACCCCCAGAGTTTGAGGCAAAGCCCACAAGAGAGGCCAGACACTAATTCAGGCAAACAGAGCTCCCCTCTCCCTCCGCATCAGTAGAGGCCATGGAATGATGTCCAGGAGTGGCCTGGAACGGGAAGGCCTTTGAAGTCTGCCAGCTATGGAAGTTTCTCATGCCTGCTTTCTATGTGGAGTAGCTGCTATGAGGCAACTCTGCTTGTGTAAACCATGCTTCATGCATACTATTTGGGACACACAGGAGCATCAAGGACACATTAGGGCCTTTCTGCAAAACCTACCTGGGGCACTGCAGGTAGAGCCTGTTGGAAGGCTGTCTGCACTACAGGTTGTTCAGTGTTGTCCTGTGCCTTCTCCTCAGACAAGTCTGGGCTTGTTGCCTCCCTGTCATCTAGCAGCTCAGTTTCTTCATCCACTCCCAGGACTTCCTGCAGCTCTGTCTGGGGAAACACAATCCAAGAAGTTTGGGTGCCTCATAGCCACTCATGACTAGAAAAAAGTTAAAGGACTCATGTCTCCAGCAGTATCTGTCACTGTCAAATCCTGAGCTTAGTGCTCTTTACCAACAGGTCTTTAATATGGTCAAGGTAATATAGTCTGATAAAAACAGACTTCAAATCTGAGAATTCCAAACTGCAGAGCTCAGGCCAAAAGTCAAAGGAGACAGATCTCTTACTGTATAGCCATGAGGTCTTGCCTGGGAAAGGAAGGGTGCTCACTCAGTCTGGGGCAAAGAGGAACAAACCCCAGCCCCTCAAAAGCTCTCTCCTCTACCATGCCAGGGCGGATCCTTGGACACCAGCCTGGCAAACGTACCAGCAGCTCTGCATCTTCCTCCAGCCCTTCATCTTCCTCGCCCTCCTCCTCCAGATCTCGCATGCAGTCTGCTGCCAACTCCTCAATGTGGGCCATGGGCAGGGGGGCTGGGGAAAGAGTGATTCAAGTGAGGTGCTGGGCGGCAAAGGAGGGTCTTTAATTCTCTATACTCACTACCCCAGGTAGACATGTCCCCATCCCTTCCACAGCAAAGGCCCACTCAGAACTCTTTTTTCATAACCCAGCTCAAAAGACCCTTTGCTATAGATGCCTTCCTGAGCTCTCCAACAAGTAACAAGCTGCTCCCTTCCCTGCTTTCTGCTTGTAGATAGAAATATACTCCCCCTCTATGCCTTTCACATTTGTAAATGGTTTTCACATCTACTCAAGTTACTTACTACTTACAATTCTGGAAGATGGACAACATCATCCTCATTTTCTATACTGAATACACTAAGATGCACCAACATCATGTCCCCAAATCCACAATCTTAGTAAGAGGTGACATTCAAACCTAGGCTTGTCTAACCCCAAAGCAGGGCTAGACTAGTGAGCCCTTCCCAGTCACAGCACTGACGTTAGTTCAAAGACATACAGGATGCCCGTGAGGGTTCCTGCAAAGCAGAATATTCAGACTCCTTATTCTGATACCAAACGGGAGATTTCACTTACTCTTTTGACATCATGTCTATTTACTGCGCACACAATCTGTCAGTGCTAATCGCCTCTACTGTATATGAAGCCCTAGTAGGACTAACACTGAGCTAGGCTAGAATCAGATTTGTCCATGAAGGGGAAGAAGCTCCAAATACCTTTTTGTGGCTGAACTAAAGGAAGGATATAATTATCAAAAGAACTAGGGGAGCTGGCTGACTGATTCTTCCAGGCTGTAAGGAAAGGACCCTCTCCCCCATGGGCCTGCACCAGCCCAGGGTGTAAAAACTCACCATGCCCCTTGGGTGCTGGCTTCTTGGTTGTGCTCCTCACTTCCCCAGTGAGAGCCAATAGCTCAGCCTCCAGGTCTCCCTCATCTTCAGTCTCATCCATTCCCAGGAGCATGTCCTCAGTGTTGAACTCCACAAAAAGCCCTAgctaaaaacagattttaaaaaagactttatttttgttttccaagatagggtttctctgtgtagccctggctgtccaagaactttctctgtagaccaggctgacctcaaactcaagagatccgcttgcctctgcctctcaagtgctgggatcaaaggtatgtgtcAGTCACCACCAGATGGCAAagagattttataattttatgtgtgagaatgttttgtctgcatgtatgaatatatgcctggtgcctatggaggtcagaagccagatcccctgaaattgaaGTTATGGATTGTTTTACACTACCATGTGTGAACTGGGAACCACACCCAAGTGCTCGTAATAgaaaagccatctttccagccctcagaGGATTCTCAAGAAGCACATtataggggctggtgagatggttcagcactaAAATGCTTCTTCCTGttgcagaggtcccaagttcagttcctagcaccacatcaggtgactcacaattgctgttaactccagctctaggggatctgatgcactcTCCTGGCCTATGGACACCCACACAGGGCATAtgttcacatatacatatacctaagtaactttctttttcaaatcacATAGTGAACCACAACGCAAGGGGTTAAGACAGGAGAACCATTCCAAGTCCAAGGCCAatcaggtctacatagtgagttccaggctagaacTCGAGACCAgcccacaaaataaatatacaaaaagaaTCACATAATGCAGCCTGGTATGATGGCACATGcatgtaattccaacacttgggaggggGAGGTAGGATGATCAGGGTTCAAGGACAACCTAGGctatacatgagaccctgttcttaaaaaaaaaaaaaaatacaattatgtGTTGTGGCCCATGcttatgatcccagcactgcagaagtGTGAGGTGGGAAGACTGCAGGTTCAAAACACGCCTGGGATACATggtaagttcaaagtcagcctagacAACTTGAAAACAAACAGGGCTGGGACTACAACTCAGGagaagagtacttgcctagcaagccctgaattccatccctaCTCACTTTGAGGCCCAATGAGCAGATAGGTAAACAGTCATAAAACATGGAGAACTTTTTAAGAAATCAGTAAGACATCAGTATCACCATTattaattaacaacaacaacagctgCTGGCCATAACACTTAGCATTACTCACAACTTAGTCAATTCTCACCATCCTCAGAGACcctaccacatacacacacccttaaCCTTTTTGGGGGGGTTAGGAGGTAACGAGACATGCTTTCATTGcataacctaggctggccttgaactcatgatcctcctgttgcagccttcctagtgctgggattatacacatggacacatttattttttaatcgtAGTAAACACACAGCATGAAATCTGCCATGCCACCTGTTTGCAAGCATGAAGCTACGTGATATCACACATTCCCACTGTTATGCAGCCATCATTACTATCTATTCACACAATCATGTGCACAACGGACTCTGTGCCTATTAAACACTAACTcatcttcccctctctctaccttattttgtGTCCATTATTTTGAATATTCTAGGCAGATATGGGTACTAGTTTACCCCAATGTTCAGTAATAACCCAAACTTTCTGgacaacaaattaaaataatttaaaataaggtTTTAATGACATGTATGCCCTGTATCCCAAACCATTCCTTAACTGATTTTTTATTGTCTGTTCTGATttgttaaattttgtttctttttatatctatcatggttttgcccacatgtatgtatgtatgtgcactgtgtggctacagtgcccatggaggccaaaagagtgtcaaatcccctagaactggagtgacaCGTGGTTGTAAGTCACCAAGTGGGTGGAAGGAACTCAATCCCATTCTGTTGAaaaaacagcaagcactcttaaccacggagccatttctctagccacCACCTGTTCTGTTGTTTGAATCCTGCTTGCTATGCAGTCCAGGGTGACCTGAAACTTGCTTATGTAGCCCACTGAATTGTGGCCTTGAATTTGTCatcttcctacttctgcctccaaagtactgggatttgGCTGTGGCCCACCAAGCCCAGCCTACCTGCTTCCAGAAGACAATAAAAACAGTCTAAGACCCAGAGGAAATAAAGGCAGAAAACATGGAGGATATACCTCCTTCAGATTCCCTCACTAATGTCTGCCCCTTTGTCCGTGGGCAGCAACTGACTACCACTGGCTATAGCCCTAAAGTCCTGGCACCCTAGAGCTAGCGAACACAGTTATCACCCTAAATAAGGAACCTGTGAGAACACTTGGGTCTCAGAACAATCTATGCCTTGGTAGCTCCTGAACACTCAGGTGGTATGTGGTATGGCCACAACAGGATGGCAGAGTTGAAACCCAAGAGAGATGAGGCTCCAGTCACTGAACTCTTAAGGCCTTCACCACCATAAGCACTACCTATGGACTAAAAAGTCACCACACCAGTGAATCAATTTGTCACAAGTGACTAGAGATGCCCACCCCAAGCTGACCCTGAGGTAAAGGAGATCATGTCCATACCTGCTTGGCAGTTGCAGCACCCTGGCCTCTGGTCTTAGGGCCCTTCTGAGGTCTTGGCCCTGGCATCTTGGCAGGCTAGATACCTATTAGGTGTAAAGTTGAAGAGACTTATACTGGAGCAGATGATGAGACATGGCTGCAACAGGGGTACCAGTGGTTGAGGAGCGCATTCCATCAGGTAAAACACCACATTGTAATTAAAGCCGGCAAGAGCAGGCAGTGGATGAAAGACTAGGTACCATTGTCAACAGTGATAATGGGGAGTGGGTACACAATAGTTATTGAACTGACTGATGGACATGGAAGACAGATTCATGGAAGCAACGCTTAGCAGTTGTACATGGCTAACGGGTACCAATAGGCAACACACACTGATCGCTTTCACCATCAGTTTCCCTGGACACTCCACACCTGACTCAGCattcagatcctctgaaagatgTCACAAGAGATCAACGGGTACTGTGGCTCAACCAGCCCAGCGCTGGAAGTGCAGAAACTCATCTGCTCCCACCTCAATCTTCAAGGAAACCAATCCTTGGGCAGACAACCACCACAGGGCTACTGCAGGGGCCGTGGATGCCAGAGATGGCCCTTTATCCAGGACATCAAAAACGGCATCTTAGAAAGGATGATATCTATGCTGAGTCAAAGTTTGGAGACTGGGGACAAGCAGAATTCCAAGCAAATCTAACAAACTGGTACTGGTTCTAAGATGAGAAATCGCTTGGTCTACACAAGGAAAAGGAAGGCCCGGCATCACCGAGGCAAAAACCAAAACCGCGAGACTAGAACAGGGACGAAATAGAAACACTTGAGGCTCTAAAGGTATTTGGGCGTTATCCTGACAGCATTGGGAATCACTGAGAGCTGCAAAAGATGCACGGGGAAGTGTGAGGTGACACCAGGCGGGAAACCTTGGCCCTGAGCATCTTGCAAGTCTATGACCGAGCGTGGGGACTGAGAAATAGACGGGGTCCCGcgcctggagctggagctggagtcaaCAGGGCTGCGAGGTTGCCTGGGTGTGAGCGCCCAAGCGCTCGTCACTACAAGTGTCAGACTGCGACTCCGAGAAATCGCGAGGCGTCACCGGGGGTGGGTTTCGGAGCTCAGGAGAATGAGGCGCCCGCTCCGGTGCCGCAGACCGGTCGGGACTCAGGAGAGACCAGTGCTCGTCCAAGGGCGACGCCAGACTCATCTCACCAGCACGTCCTCCCACGGCCACACCCGTCCCGTCCCAAGCTACCGCCATCCCCCCGGCCGCCCCCAGACTCCACACGCTGGGACGCGGGCACGTGGCATACCTCGCGGGGGATCCGAGCCAAAAGCGGGCCTCCTCCAGCTCGGAACCGCCAGGCTTCCCGCGGCCCCCGGGCGGCGGCGGAGACAGCCACAGGAAGCGCCCGCCCAGGAGGCGGTGGCTCGCGCCGGGCACGTGACACCACAGCCAGCGACCCCCCAGTGCGCATGTGCGCGGGCGAGCGGGCGGGGGCGCAGACAGGTGACGCTAAGGGTGGGGCTGGCAGTGCGCAGGCATCTTCGAGCAGGTAACGCGAGACTGGCTGACTGAAGCCTTGTGAGGTTGGCGTCCTGCCATCGCCACACGCACGGTAGGCGCCCCCTTCCGGGCGGGCCTAGTTTCTCCTCCCTGCCTAACGTCTCTGCGCACTCAGGAGGGCTTGGCCATAGGCAATGGGGCTCCTTTGCACGGACGAAACTTCAGATCGGAGGAGTGCTCTTagcctgagctctctctccagcccccttttattttttttaatgtgtagagTGTCCTGTTGCATCTGTTAAGTGTACCCCATATGTGCAGTGCCCGTGGAGCCCAGGAGGCATCGGATCACCTGGAACCAAAGTTAAAAATGGTTGTAAGCTGCCGCGTGGGTTCTgaaaattgaatctgggtcctctgtgagagttGCAGGAGTCTAACCACTGCGCAGTCTCCTCAGACCCCATATGCCTAGCTTTttaatgtaggttctgggaatcgaactgaTGTCCTTATGTTTGTAGAGCAAGCTCTCTTActtactgagacatctccccGGTTATGGGTTATTGTTGGTGTCGGAGTTTTTGTGTTTGAGGGTTGTTTCGGGTTCcactatataatataaatatttaaaggctAGCATCCACATGAGACAACACAAAGTGTTATCACTTCA
This DNA window, taken from Cricetulus griseus strain 17A/GY chromosome 2, alternate assembly CriGri-PICRH-1.0, whole genome shotgun sequence, encodes the following:
- the LOC107978069 gene encoding translation initiation factor IF-2-like, producing MALYPGHQKRHLRKDDIYAESKFGDWGQAEFQANLTNWRETLALSILQVYDRAWGLRNRRGPAPGAGAGVNRAARLPGCERPSARHYKCQTATPRNREASPGVGFGAQENEAPAPVPQTGRDSGETSARPRATPDSSHQHVLPRPHPSRPKLPPSPRPPPDSTRWDAGTWHTSRGIRAKSGPPPARNRQASRGPRAAAETATGSARPGGGGSRRARDTTASDPPVRMCAGERAGAQTGDAKGGAGSAQASSSR